TTTAAGAGGAAAGATacaggaattttttatttcttgagggCTTCAATactaagtttttaatatttctaaatatttctgttCTATGTATTTCCTAGCACCAAATCAGATGAAagccaaggaaggaaggaatgtgtACAGTTCTTCCCGTTATGATGATTATGATCGATACAGACGTTCTAGAAGCCGAAGTTATGAAAGAAGGAGATCAAGAAGTCGGTCTTTTGATTACAACTATAGGAGATCTTATAGTCCTAGAAAGTAAGTGTGATGTGTAACACagtgatttgttttaaaaagatgtgttaatttttttttacctttttatgtaTACTTTTAATTATATACATTGGATGCTTCATTgagactaaaaatattttagtgtttcattttaaaagttttatggttCACGTGTAATTTGAAATTTTGGCTCTTTATAAATAGACATTTGTCACTGTTTGCTTTTTCTGATATGCTTTTTAGCAGTAGACCGACTGGAAGACCACGGCGTAGCAGAAGCCATTCCGACAATGATAGGTAAATAactttgctttgaaaaaaaactcatatatttttcaatttcagagTGAACTTttgctctaaaaatattaataacaaatttgATTAATATAGAATCTAATTTTTACTCTAATTATATCTCTCCTCTGTTTTGAAAGATTCAAACACCGAAATCGATCTTTTTCAAGATCTAAATCCAATTCAAGATCACGGTCCAAGTCCCAGcccaagaaagaaatgaaggctaAATCACGTTCTAGGTCTGCATCTCACACCAAAACTAGAGGCACCTCTAAAACAGATTCCAAAACACATTATAAGTCTGGCTCAAGATATGAAAAGGAATCAAGGAAAAAAGAACCACCTAGATCCAAATCTCAGTCAAGATCACAGTCTAGGTCTAGGTCAAAATCTAGATCGAGGTCTTGGACTAGTCCTAAGTCCAGTGGCCACTGATAGTATAAACCATGATAATTTTTAGGCATGtatcattcatttactcataGTTTGGTTTACTTAAATTATCAGGAATACAATGTTGCAATGATGCTTAAAAAACATTTGTTAGTTTTCCCTGTACCAGGCAAtggttataattaaaatatgctgTTGAGAAGCCACTCTTAAGAGTCCAGTTTGTTTAATGTTACGGGCAGCTACCAATTTGTGGTGTCTCtgtatatttttgtaaagattcTCATTTTTTATGCTTGAAGTATTTGGTGAAAAGATGTTGGTTGACCATAATTTGCAACAttgtcttattaaaaataaactttcatattCGTATTTGGTAGAACTGTTAACCTAGAATGTAGCTTGATAATAAGATAGAATAATACAAAAGTGAAGTTGTAGCCACAGTACAACACTGACTGCTCAGACACATTTAGGTTCAGGGTGGACCTTTATGTCTTGGCAAGATGTCTAGGCCCCTGATAATAGTTTATTTATGATGCAGTGTGGAATAGTTCTTTTGTTAACCCCACTGTCTTGGGGAATGATGCCAGCTGGGTTACATAGTATTTTCAGGGAGGTGTGGAGTTTTTGACTGAAACATGGAGCCTTCACtgctttttttctggtttctatgaAGATTTGGAACacagaaaacatcagaaaaactcACCTTAAAATTCGAGCAGGTCAATGAtggcagaaataattttaagaggaaaaggaTGTTCTTATGTAGTTATGCTAAAATTTAAGGAATATTGTTGACCATAATATTGCTTAGTTTTTTTACTGCTGTTAGAAGCAAGTAAATTGTTTCATAgtaggttttgtgtgtgtgtatgtgtgtgcatagtgTAAAGGAACTGAATTTTGATGCTTAAAGCACTTGGTGTGTGCATTTGTATCAAAATTTGCCTGCCTCTTCGTGCGGGAGGCTTGCTCCCAGTTTATTTAATATGAGGCAAGTTGAAAGACAGCACTCTAACTCTAGGTGATTCTGTGGTGCCATGAAATTTAAAGTAGTTTTGCAAAAAGGATTAGTCAGTTTTAAGCAAGAGTCACATCTCTGAGTTTTTGATTATCAATATGTAGTAcccaactaaaaatgaaaaagtagtgCCCTTATCCATTTATAATTTCTAGTATTTCTCTGAAAGATCGTTTTGGGGGCAAAAAATGTCCAGTCTCATTTCAGAATTAAAGGCTAGCATCTTTAAAAATCTCAGATTGCTTGCTTGCAAATAGAAGTAAGAAATATTACGGGGAAACGAATCCTTTTAGAGGATTACTTTTTTCAATTTTCGTTTTAGTAATCTAGGCTTTGCctgtaaagaacaaaaagatggtTTTTAAATACTGTTTGTGGAATGTGTTTAAAGGATTGATTCTAGAACCTTTGTATATTTGATAGTATTTCtagctttcatttctttactgTTTGCAGTTAATGTTCATGTTCTGCTATGCAATCATTTATATGCacgtttctttaatttttttagattttcctGGATGTATAgtttaaacaacaaaaagtcTATTTAAAACTGTAGCAGTAGTTTGCAGTTCTAGCAAAGAGGAAAGTTGTGGGGttaaactttgtattttcttttcttatagaagcttctaaaaaggtatttttatatgttctttttaacaaatattgtGTACAACCTTTAAAACATCAATGTTTGGATCAAAACAAGACCCAgcttattttctgcttgctgTAAATTAAGCAAACatgctataataaaaacaaaatgaaggaaataatgatTAACTGGAATTATTATAGTATTGAATATGATCCTAAAATAACAGTGGAAACAGTCCTTTGTagatttaggaatatttttaatcaGTGTTGCACTAGGCACAACTAACTTTTACTTAGGAAATGATAGAACTTGCCAGATAGCTACATCTTTTACATAGTACTTAAGAATTCATTATGTAATATCAAAGTAGTTTTATGATTGCTCATTAAGCCTCTTGGGTTAAATAACTATTAAGAAAGAGGTTATTTGGTAGTATTAAGATACATATTAAAGTGAAATTTGGGTCAGCTAAATATGTTTATACTTTTCATTATTGGGTGGATCAATAATTCTGCTCTTCCACTTCCTAAACAAGATGCATCGGGCCTTCTGTTTATGGcatgattttaaattctttttcattgaATGTTGGTGAGCAGTTAATATGTGATAACCACTTTGGGGAAGTAGGTTGGGTGTTTTGTGATTTGAATTCTAGCTACTTtatgacaattttagtatttatgATTTGCCAGACGCTTCAAAAGGCTTTGTGGTAACTCATTTACTCTTCTCAAAACCCTAtgagaaagataatttttatttcccccatgttacagataaagaaactgaggcgcAAAGACAAGACTGttaaaggcagaggcaggattggAGCCAGGCCTGGTCattagatttgttttgttttggtttggtttttttgcaAACTATAATTTGAGAGAAGTAGGTTGAGGAGATAGCCCATTGAAATTGTTCTTAGTCTCTGTGTAGAACTAGAAGGtctgatgttttcattttattttctacttgtgTCAGCTTATTTTTAATCTCAGACTATTTTCTTGAGAACCTTACATGTTGTTTCTAAAGTGATATACCTAACAGCTTCAAAAGGTTTATAGTTGAACCCATGATGGTTAGGATCCTACAGATAATTGGTGAGGATCTTTACATAGTGTTTTAAGTTAATTTTGGGTTACATAGTTGAGTCCCAcactgagtacctactgtgttgTGTGTCTGGCACTGGGCTCAATATTAAATAGAGTGGTCATGTCAACACTTAAGTGAGGGCTGAGACTTCATCTCTCCTTTTTACTTAAggtctctgcattttttttttttttttgaagccaagtaagcaagaagaaaaatgagagataatGCTTCAGTGAGAGAGGAAAGGTGCTACATAGAGTATGCGCTATTAAGTTACAACCCAGGGAAAAGACCTGGGAACTATTGTATTATTCTCTTGAAAATTTGGCCCAGTAAGCTGCTACATCCAGTTCAACTAACAAAATCCTGTATACCacagagaagaataaagaaaaccaaactgACAAACATCCTTCTTTTATTTAAGACCAAACTGCAGCTGGAATACCCAGTACAGTTCTGCTTACTACACTTCAAGAAAGATCTGAAAGCGGAAAAAGAACCAAAGAAGGGCAGTTCAAGCGACCAAAGGGTGGGTGGAAGGTGCTGCAGTATGAATACTGTACGAATATTTTGACTCTGgtctgaaaagataaaagaatgttATCGAAAACTACATGGAATAATTGAAGTCCCTTCAAGTTTGAAAGTAAGCATCTtaggacaaataaaaagaaactcaacTTTGTACTTGTGGAAACTAATCCCTAAATATGAATAGGTTTATATTGATTCATGGGTAACAGGtccaaaataaattattggaaactAGGATGTCTGGATATCAAGGAAGACAGCCATAGTCTCTTACAGTGCCTCTATTGGTCTGTCTCAAACTGAATTGGGTGGGGAAAGGTATGTCCAATATAAACTTCCTTGGTTATCTCTTAAGTCAGTTCCATTTTCACCATTATTGGCAAAATCTTGCCTTTATTTTGGTGCCAGTGTTTTTGCTTAATCGTTTGCTTTGTTGGCATCTGAGTTTACTTGTACGCCACATGTAGTTTACATCTTCCTTAATTATTCTTTCCCAGGTAAATTCCAATTATACTTGACATCCAGCTAAGAGGGCCCATCTCTTAATTCTTTCCTAGTCAGTatgtttagcaaatatttattgagcccttactgtGGGCAAAACATTGTACTGGATAATTGGGGAGAAAAGTAGATAATtcccttattcaataaatgtctacTGAGCACAATCTAGTGAATCATTACAGTATGGCCTGATTGTTTTGTTTGAGGTGTATTATTCATAAGAATATTTTACACCATTCATATCTTGTAATTATGAAACCCAATAtactatcaaaaataattttgtggttATCTGCCATTTAAAAGTATCCAGTATTTTCTGTTTGCATCCATTAATACAGATAATGAAAAGATGTTTTAATCTGTAATAAACTGGTTTATTGTGCAGTGACTGTAATATACTAGAGTTATATTAAATTGTTAGCTCTGCCTCATCAAACACGTATTAGGAAATAGTCCCCAAAATAAGTATTTAACTTTGCATTAGATATCAAGGAGACTCTGGGTGCTATAATTAGATTATTTTGAGGCAGACAGAGAGCTGTTGTCGCAGCTGACTTAGTATGTTCTGTAATTGAGAAAATGTTCTCCAAATTACACTTTTTAGTGATTTACATGTACATTTTATAGGGGACATGTTCTGTGTATAgtgaataaataacttttatagtATTACAAAATGTTTTGGATTCCTTAGTTCCTTATTAGGATATGAAATTTGTTTACCTATA
Above is a window of Lemur catta isolate mLemCat1 chromosome 3, mLemCat1.pri, whole genome shotgun sequence DNA encoding:
- the SRSF10 gene encoding serine/arginine-rich splicing factor 10 isoform X1, with product MSRYLRPPNTSLFVRNVADDTRSEDLRREFGRYGPIVDVYVPLDFYTRRPRGFAYVQFEDVRDAEDALHNLDRKWICGRQIEIQFAQGDRKTPNQMKAKEGRNVYSSSRYDDYDRYRRSRSRSYERRRSRSRSFDYNYRRSYSPRNSRPTGRPRRSRSHSDNDRFKHRNRSFSRSKSNSRSRSKSQPKKEMKAKSRSRSASHTKTRGTSKTDSKTHYKSGSRYEKESRKKEPPRSKSQSRSQSRSRSKSRSRSWTSPKSSGH
- the SRSF10 gene encoding serine/arginine-rich splicing factor 10 isoform X6, coding for MSRYLRPPNTSLFVRNVADDTRSEDLRREFGRYGPIVDVYVPLDFYTRRPRGFAYVQFEDVRDAEDALHNLDRKWICGRQIEIQFAQGDRKTPNQMKAKEGRNVYSSSRYDDYDRYRRSRSRSYERRRSRSRSFDYNYRRSYSPRNSRPTGRPRRSRSHSDNDRFKHRNRSFSRSKSNSRSRSKSQPKKEMKAKSRSRPNCSWNTQYSSAYYTSRKI
- the SRSF10 gene encoding serine/arginine-rich splicing factor 10 isoform X3; the encoded protein is MSRYLRPPNTSLFVRNVADDTRSEDLRREFGRYGPIVDVYVPLDFYTRRPRGFAYVQFEDVRDAEDALHNLDRKWICGRQIEIQFAQGDRKTPNQMKAKEGRNVYSSSRYDDYDRYRRSRSRSYERRRSRSRSFDYNYRRSYSPRNSRPTGRPRRSRSHSDNDRPNCSWNTQYSSAYYTSRKI
- the SRSF10 gene encoding serine/arginine-rich splicing factor 10 isoform X2, which translates into the protein MSRYLRPPNTSLFVRNVADDTRSEDLRREFGRYGPIVDVYVPLDFYTRRPRGFAYVQFEDVRDAEDALHNLDRKWICGRQIEIQFAQGDRKTPNQMKAKEGRNVYSSSRYDDYDRYRRSRSRSYERRRSRSRSFDYNYRRSYSPRNRPTGRPRRSRSHSDNDRFKHRNRSFSRSKSNSRSRSKSQPKKEMKAKSRSRSASHTKTRGTSKTDSKTHYKSGSRYEKESRKKEPPRSKSQSRSQSRSRSKSRSRSWTSPKSSGH
- the SRSF10 gene encoding serine/arginine-rich splicing factor 10 isoform X4 codes for the protein MSRYLRPPNTSLFVRNVADDTRSEDLRREFGRYGPIVDVYVPLDFYTRRPRGFAYVQFEDVRDAEDALHNLDRKWICGRQIEIQFAQGDRKTPNQMKAKEGRNVYSSSRYDDYDRYRRSRSRSYERRRSRSRSFDYNYRRSYSPRNRPTGRPRRSRSHSDNDRPNCSWNTQYSSAYYTSRKI
- the SRSF10 gene encoding serine/arginine-rich splicing factor 10 isoform X5, with protein sequence MKAKEGRNVYSSSRYDDYDRYRRSRSRSYERRRSRSRSFDYNYRRSYSPRNSRPTGRPRRSRSHSDNDRFKHRNRSFSRSKSNSRSRSKSQPKKEMKAKSRSRSASHTKTRGTSKTDSKTHYKSGSRYEKESRKKEPPRSKSQSRSQSRSRSKSRSRSWTSPKSSGH